A window of Citrus sinensis cultivar Valencia sweet orange chromosome 7, DVS_A1.0, whole genome shotgun sequence contains these coding sequences:
- the LOC102612729 gene encoding uncharacterized protein LOC102612729 — translation MKFKAFLTENEVNLLEKRFLPALDKMGKVCHLFLTRETAYFLHNLLSGEGIQCVAQFHKETLFDDYCISSQNEDCIAFAVDISLRQCAVRSSVSSCSEIGAAGSAANCLQIKLVKKLPPNCTQAMPFLTFETKGYKSAVIQDVPISKPLSRAQGLELQTALDMAQDIPPTLVQVPDLNQLQNFVDRMKHVGDLLNVSICKYGDLHLQISTTLITLGAEFRKLLVIGEKAVAPSEDRNLSAQTRSERAISRGDAQSVQVSMKHFSKSLQGHLAKPDCAFFGIAPQGACLTVIFQFFIPGTR, via the coding sequence ATGAAGTTCAAAGCATTTCTCACAGAGAATGAAGTAAATCTCTTAGAAAAAAGATTCCTACCTGCCCTAGACAAAATGGGGAAGGTATGCCACCTCTTCCTCACTAGAGAGACAGCTTACTTCCTCCACAACCTTCTCAGTGGCGAAGGGATTCAATGTGTTGCCCAGTTTCACAAGGAAACTCTCTTCGATGATTACTGCATCTCAAGCCAAAATGAGGACTGCATTGCCTTTGCCGTAGACATATCACTTCGTCAGTGTGCTGTTCGAAGTAGTGTCAGTAGTTGCTCTGAAATTGGTGCAGCTGGATCCGCTGCCAATTGCCTCCAAATAAAATTGGTGAAGAAGCTGCCTCCAAATTGTACTCAAGCAATGCCTTTCCTTACCTTTGAAACCAAGGGGTACAAGTCTGCAGTAATCCAAGATGTTCCAATTTCAAAACCATTGTCAAGGGCTCAAGGTCTTGAACTTCAAACTGCTTTAGATATGGCTCAAGATATACCTCCGACTCTGGTTCAGGTTCCAGATTTGAATCAGTTGCAGAATTTCGTGGACCGGATGAAGCATGTTGgtgatttgttaaatgtctCCATTTGCAAATATGGGGATCTCCATTTGCAAATATCAACAACTCTGATCACACTAGGTGCTGAGTTTAGAAAATTGTTGGTTATTGGAGAGAAAGCTGTAGCTCCATCTGAGGACCGAAATTTGAGTGCTCAGACTCGATCAGAGAGGGCAATATCCAGAGGGGATGCTCAATCTGTGCAAGTGAGCATGAAGCACTTTTCAAAAAGCCTCCAGGGTCACCTAGCAAAGCCAGATTGTGCATTCTTTGGTATTGCTCCACAGGGTGCTTGCTTGACGGTGATATTCCAGTTCTTCATTCCTGGCACACGTTAA